In Nicotiana tabacum cultivar K326 chromosome 17, ASM71507v2, whole genome shotgun sequence, one DNA window encodes the following:
- the LOC107775564 gene encoding uncharacterized protein LOC107775564: MEGNGIIIRANRSDVHASKEEEAKIEEATREYFDGITPKRHTKPQRSDYSSTYTDDIIPSNDSTIPEHVEFQRLENDPQKLVYNGNSQVTEEFVETEYYKDLNGIDKQHHTTGTGFIKVENAKGNTFNIGADSATDSNHAYKGNPATNDWIPSAVDAVNFISDKPSRSDN; this comes from the exons atggagggCAATGGAATAATCATAAGGGCAAACAGAAGTGATGTGCATGCGTCAAAGGAGGAAGAAGCAAAGATAGAAGAAGCAACAAGAGAGTATTTTGATGGGATAACACCAAAAAGACACACTAAGCCACAGCGCAGTGACTATTCTTCTACTTATACTGATGACATCATTCCTTCTAATGATAGTACTATTCCTGAACATGTTGAATTCCAACGTCTTGAGAATGATCCTCAG AAACTGGTTTACAATGGAAACAGCCAAGTGACAGAGGAATTTGTGGAAACAGAGTATTACAAGGATCTCAATGGCATTGACAAGCAGCACCACACG ACAGGAACAGGATTTATCAAAGTGGAGAATGCAAAGGGGAACACTTTCAATATAGGAGCTGATTCTGCTACTGATTCAAACCATGCTTACAAAGGGAATCCAGCTACTAATGACTGGATTCCTTCTGCTGTTGATGCG GTTAATTTTATCTCGGACAAACCAAGCAGAAGTGATAACTGA